TACGACGGCGCCACCCAATGCGATGATCCTGAAATTTACAGGGGTTAGGCTTGGACAGGAAATATAAATGAATTGTCCCTGGGGTTCCTGCGCATCCGAATTTGAAAGGGGTGGTATGTAATGTGTCTTACTGAATTGAGGAAAACAGTTTGCAGCCAGCAGCAGACACCAAAACAACAGCACTTTTTTCATATCTCAGCAGGTTTCACATACAATCCAGTTTATCGTTTGAGGGCAAAATGCCCCCGAATCAGGCGGTTCGCGATGGAAATCGTAAACCAATAATCGGTTGAAGGCAACGGTTTCGAGTCGAGCCTGCCGTCCCAGCCGGTACCATTTCCACTGAAGCCGTATACTAATTTTCCGTAGCGGTCAAAAATCAGGACTTCGGCGTCAGGGTAGAGACGCAGAAACGGGATTTGCCAGTAATCGTTGACACCATCGTTGTTTGGTGTAAAGAATTTCGGATAATCCATTACAAAAATCGGTTTGGTGGTGATCCCGCACCCGTGTGTATCGTTGACGTACACGGTATATTCCCCCGAGGTAACATCACTGAACAACGGACTGTCGGAATAGTGCTGCCCGTCAAGAGAATATTCGTAATCACCCGCGCCCGTGGCATCGATGAAAACGCTGTTCCGGTCGCCGCGAAAATCGGTGATGTCTACGCTGTTGATGATTGCTTTTCCTGAGGCTTTTATGACAAATGTCTTGGTCGCCGTGCAGCCGTTCGCATCGGTAATCGTCACGATGTAGGTTTGCGGCTGACTCACAGTAATCGCCCGCGTGGCAGACTGCGCGGTGTCATTCCAGCGATATGATGAAAAACCCGCAGGCGCTTCCAGTGTGATCGTGGTGCCGTCACAAAGAAAGTCTTCTACATCCTCGAGGCCGGTACGCGGAAAAGTTTGAATCACGAGATTTACGGGAATGATACCGTAGCAATCGGGTCCGTTGGTTATGGCTGCCCAAATTTGCTGCTGGAACGGTTCGGTATTGCTGAAATCATCCGAAACCTGGTTTTGTCCAGCCGCAGCATCGACAGGATTTAGGTAATAGTTCACATCAAGTCCTGATGGAAGTCCGGCGGTAACCTGAGGCGTTACTTCGGTCGATAGCGTGAAATGATAAAGGCCATCTTGATCATCGTCGCAGGTTGGGACAGGTGATAAGTTGGGTAAGGCGTTGTTGGCAATCCCGAGATTGATCGGAATCATGCCGGGACAGCCGTATTGGTTCGTGATCTGCGCGTACACTGTTTTAGGGGCTGAGGTGTAGCTTGCGGGCGAATGAATCACTGCGGTAGCGGCTGCATCCTCGTAATAATTAAAGAAAACGGCGTCCGGATTGTTATCCCGGATACGGTCATTTGTTTTGTTTAGGTTAAATACAGCCATACCATCGTTGTTTTCATCACACTGGAAAATGCCCACAGCACTTAGGTCCAGCGGTGCGGCATAGTCGATTTTAATTTCACCCGTAGAGACACAGGCGGTGGCGTTCAGGGTAATCTCTACCTTGTAATCACCTTCCTGAAGAGGCTGAAATTGCGGATTGGTTGCTCCGGCAATGGCAATATTATTACGAAACCACTGATAGGTGTTATTCCCCGGCTCTGTGGCATCGAGGATGACGGTCTCTCCGCCCGCGCATACGGGGTCGCCTGCAGCAAAAGTGCGGTCCTCACCAAGGTCTTTCTCTATTTTGAAACTGCCGCCTCCGAGAAAAATAGCCGAATCATAACGGATGTTCAGGAAATCGGCGATGACCAGTTTGATATGGTATTTAACATATGGGGTTACCGTTGCTTCGGCTTTTAGCACGGCTGTCTGGCCGTTGAAGTTGATGGGGGCATTGTTGCCGTTAAATCCACCAAAGTAGGCCTCATTTTCGGCTGGACAGCCTCCGGCAATCTGTGGGTGAACATTCGTCACCAGGACAGGCTCGTTTGAGCCAGGCAGCACTGCGAGGTTCGTGTACGGCGCGCTGAAATCTGCAGGGCGCAATAAAAACGCAAACCCGTCAGAATACTGGCAGGTCGCCGTGCCGTGGTACTCCTCCGAAGCGAAGATGTAGTCGAAACTGATGTGGTCGCTCAGTGGCGTAAAATCAAATTCCAGGATGGTGGCATTTACGGTTGGAGAAACCCCCAATGCCTGTTCGAGGTCCGGGTCTCCCGGCCAGTCAGGAGAGCCTTCGTCAATCAGGTTGTCATTCGGTCCGGCACTTCGGTTCGCCCTTGCAGTACTTAGCACGATTCCGTTGGCAAAAGGAAAACTGCTTCCGTTTCCGCTAAAAAAAGCATAGCTGTTCTGGCCTGCGTTGAATGGGTCGCCATTGACCGTGAAATTCTCGACATTGGCACACGGGCTGTTGACCAAAACGTCTTCGACGAGCTGCCTGGCCGTGTAATTTTCATCAATGGTAATATATTGGGCCTCCGCAATACCTGCGAATCCGGTCAAGAGCCCAAGGGAAAGCACTTTTCGTATAAAATTCATAGCACCGGCAAAGATACTATAAATCCCGTTTTTGAAGTAATTTATAAGACAATAATACAAAGATCACAATCCACGCCACGGCAATCATCATGCTGCTCAGGTGTACGCTGTAATCTCTCACCACGGCGCTCCCGTTCATTTTCTCGAGTTGCTGATAAGCTTCCAGTCTCGGAAACGGCCAATCGATAAGATTCCACATCGATTGCAACGGGAATAAATCCGCCATCCATTCCGGTACCCTTACGGCGCCGATAAAAACTCTTTCGATGATAAACCACACCACAAGAAAACCGAGCGCAAATGCCGAGCGTTTGATCAACAAACCCAAAAACAGGCAGAACGAGAAGAATGCGCTGAGCTTTATAAGGAAGGCGACAAGGTAATCCAGTTCAGAGAAAACGATGGCCGGTTCGTCATAAGACGAGTAACCGTATCCAAGGATCAAGGTGACAATGAAAATATACACGGTGGAAATCAGTGCAAACAATATGACGGTCAGGAATTTTGACATAATGAATTCCTTCTTACTCATCCCGTCAATGAGGTTTTGCTTCAGGGTGCCATAACTGTATTCATTGGAAATCATTGACACGATCACGATGGCCAGAAAAATTTTCAGGAAGGCCGCAATGAATGTATTGAAGTGCCAAATGAACGGAAAATTAAAGATGCCGACATCGGCGAGCCTGATGTCAATCCCGATGAATTTGAAGTTGATCGTCGTGATCAGCGCCAGCGAGGTCAGCAGTACGAAATAGGTGATGGTCAGAATGCGGCTGGAGCGGCTTTTCCAGATTTTCTGTAGTTCTATGGAAAGTAATCTTTTCATGTTTATTTTTTTTCGGCGGTTAATTCCAGAAATTGTTCCTCGAGGCTGTTCCTGCGCTTGTTCAGGTGTGTCAGCACAATATTTTTCTGGAAGAGATAACGGTTCAGGTCATCGGCTTTGAGGTCTTCCGACAGATAGGCGATCACTTTTGATTCTTCGTTGACCGTTTTCGCCACAAATGGATGTTGTGCCAACGCTTCAGCGAGCAATGGCATATTTTCGGACTGCAATTCGAAAAAACTTTCTTTTGACGTCATGCCGTCGACCAGTCCGGAGTACAGGATCTCGCCCTTGCGCAGCACCAGCACGTGCGAACATACTTTTTCCACCTCGTCCAGCAGGTGTGAAGCCAGCAGGATCGTTGTCCCGGTAGCGGCAATTACGCGTATGATCTCCCTGATCTGGTGGATGCCCTGAGGATCGAGTCCGTTGGTGGGCTCATCCAAAATCAGAATTTCAGGATCGTTGAGCAGCGCGGAGGCGATGGCGAGGCGCTGTTTCATGCCCAGTGAAAAAGTACTGAATTTACTGTCTTTCCGCTCCAGCAGCCCGACAAGTTCCAGTTTTTTATGGATGTTAGCATAGTTGACACCCTTGATCTTGCACACGAGTTTCAGGTTTTGCTCGGCGGTCATATACGGATAAAAATTAGGGCGCTCAATGATAGCGCCCACCCGCTTGAGTGCCTCGTTGTCCTTCAGGGTGCCGCCAAACCAGGCATATTCCCCGGAGGTTTTATTGACCACGTTTAAAACAATGCCTAATGTAGTTGATTTCCCGCTGCCGTTTGGGCCCAAGATGCCGTAGACGTTGCCTTTTTGTATTTCGAGGGAGACATTCTTTACGGCTTTGACCTTGCCGTAAGTCTTATACAGGTTCTTAATCGATAGAATGGTTTCCAAATTGTTTCGGTTTTGTTGGTGGTAAGACGAATGCTGCCACAGATTGTTACGGTTTTCTTAAAATTTTCCTAAGGTAGCGAAAATCCATTTTCTGCGCACGCTGTTACGAAGCTACATGCGCCGTTTACAAGCAGAAGGTTTGCGCAGTCGCATAAAACAGAAAATGCGCTCCGTGGGGCGGAACGCATTTCCATTTAAAACAAAAACAATTATGGACTAACCTAAAAAACCCATTTATAAACGTAAGACGGAAACTGAACAAAAAGGTTGCTTTGTTAATTGAAAATTAACATTTTACGACGAACGGTCGGCGGTAGATAAAATAAAGCCGGGCATTTCTGGCCGGCTTCATACGTATTGTCGTTTAGCTTTTCTGTTCCTTATTGAAATACACGAGGTAGTAATACATCTGCTTTTCCTCATCCCAACCTTTCTCGACGAATTTCTCAGCGCTTTCCGGGTTGATGAAATCGAGCTTGATCTGGATATTGGTATCGAGGTTGATTACGTTCTTGATCTTACGGCGCGCATCAGAAACGGCGGCATTGGCAATCGGGAATTCCGTGACGTCTTCGATACTGTACTTCTCACCCTTGTCGACCTTATAGCTTTTAAACTCCGGAATCAGGTCTGGGTTGTCCAATACTTCATTCAGGAAATTCGTTTCCTCGAACTGGTCGTTTTTGGCAAAATAATTTACCGAACGGTTCATGAACATCACTTCTTCTTTTTTGTCTTCGGCAGGCAGCACGACATCCTTGGCGAAATCCTGGCAGAATTTCAGGTATTTCTTCGTGATGAAATTCTCGTCCTGGAACGCATCAACCGACAGGAAATATTCGAGCCAATAGCGCGCATCGTAGCGGTTGGAGTCAACGGTCAGGATTTTATAGCCCTCTTCTTTCTTATAGTTGAAAATCAGGCAGCCTTTGTCGAGCTTGTTCAGGTTGATGCCCTGCTGCAGGATCATTTCGAGATCGGTGCCTTTTTCCTGGAACTGCAGGAAGTCCGTTTGCAGCTCACTCTTGAAAATCCCGATCGCATCCACAGGATTGTTGTCGATCGTCAGGTTCGTCAGGTAGGCAACATACACCTCACCATTCTTGATGTGCGGATGATTGGACTGCTCATAAAGATGGTTGGTGATTTTTTTCGAAATGTCGTGTACGTTCGACGGATTTTCGAAAATCTCAGAAGCGTATTTGAACATGTCGTTGTAATCCAGATCCACCTCATGCGCAAACTGGAAATAATTCTCTTCCTTGTCGCGGAACGGTTTGAAGAAATACTCCTTGATGAGTGGCACGATCTCGTCCTTGAGCGCAAACGGCGCTTCAGACAGGAAAATGGCTTCATTTCGGGATTTGTTGCCAACGCGGTGGATGGAAAGCGATTCGATGTGGGTGTTGTATAGGTTGATCATTTTTGGAGGTTGGCTTTCCGCTATCAGCGGTCAGCCGGTATAGTTTAATATTAAGATCTGCGTGACAGGTGAAAAAGTGTATTGATTGTTGAAAATGGCAAATCGCTTACGGCGGCATTTAATTCCAATTCTCTTCGAACCCGTAATCCTCAAAGTTTTCGCCGCTGTCAAACTCGTCGAGGTCGTCCTCGTCATAGCCGTCCTCGTCGTAACCGAATTCATTTTCATCCGCTTCAAATTGCTTGTCTGGAGCGTCTGCGGGCATATCGCCGTGCGAAAACAAAGTCGCAGGATAGCTTTCGCCCGGTTGCGGCGCTTCGATTGCGGCCAATTCCACAAGGAATGTCCACATATTCAGGAAATCGTACACATAAATGATCTTGGTGTTGTCTTCGTCCAGGAGTTGTCCCAGCGTATGATCCGCCATTGTCATCTGCTCGCCGGGTACGTCTCCACCATCAAAAAGCGGGATTTCCTCGTCCTGGTTCCATTGCCCGTCACAGGTATAAAAGGACGCCATCTCATTGCCGTCAAACCCAAATGCATTCACTATTGCGTTGTGAAAATCTTCCAGCGTATCGTCATCCATAATGGCAATATCACGGAAAACGTCCTCTTCAGCATCAAGTATTACCCTGAATTTGTAAACCATAATCTTTCATTTTTATTGAACGGCAAATTTACGCAAAAGTTTGGAAGTTCAAGGGGTGACGGGATCGGAAGTTTACAGGAAATCCGTTTGACTTAATTTCCAACATTTTAAATCCGCGCTGCAGCCGGCTCAAGACCTTACGCACTTCCTGCGATGGAAATTGGAACCGTTGCATCGGGCGTTGCTTCATTCTGCAGTGACTGCCGATACGGATTTCGGGAGCAATTGCAATCTGATTCGAGGTGTTTGCAGCTCTTGAACTTCCGAACTTTTTTCCATACCTTTGCCCTCCAAAAAAGAATACGATGCTAGACAGGCTCCAATACGTAAAACAGCGTTTCGACGAAATCTCCGACCTGATTATCCAACCGGATGTCATTGCCGACCAGAAACGTTATGTCGCGTTGAATAAAGAATATAAGGAATTGAAAGCGCTCAATGAAAAGCGCGAAGAATACATCAATGTCCTCGGGAATATCGATGAAGCGAACGAAATCATTGCCGATGGCTCAGACGCCGAAATGACCGAAATGGCACAGCTGCAGCTCGAAGAAGCCAAGAGCAAACTCCCGCAGATTGAAGACGAAATCAAGTTTATGCTGATCCCGAAAGACCCGGAAGATGCGAAGAACGTAATGGTCGAGATCCGTGCCGGTACCGGAGGCGATGAGGCCAGTATCTTTGCCGGAGATTTGTTCCGGATGTACACAAAATACTGCGAAGGCCGAGGCTGGAGAACCTCAGTTGTGGATATGAATGAAGGTACTTCAGGTGGTTTCAAGGAAGTCATTTTTGAGGTTACCGGAGAGGATGTTTATGGTACGCTCAAATTCGAAGCAGGCGTACACCGCGTCCAGCGCGTGCCGCAAACCGAAACGCAGGGACGCGTCCATACGTCGGCAGCGACGGTTATGGTGCTTCCGGAAGCTGAGGAATTCGACGTGCAGATCGACATGAATGATGTCCGTATCGACTACTTCTGTTCATCAGGTCCCGGCGGTCAATCGGTAAATACAACCAAATCAGCGGTGCGTCTGACGCACATGCCCACCGGACTCGTAGCGCAATGCCAGGACGAGAAGTCACAGCACAAAAACAAGGACAAGGCCTTAACGGTGTTGCGTTCGCGTTTATACGAACAGGAACTTGCCAAAAAGCAGGAGGAAGACGCTAAGAAGCGTTCGTCACAGGTGAGCTCGGGCGACCGTTCCGCGAAAATCCGTACCTATAACTATTCCCAGGGCCGTGTTACCGATCACCGTATCAATATGAACATTTACGATCTGCAGAATTTCGTGAACGGAGACATCCAGAAGATGATTGACGAATTGCAATTGGTGAACAATACGGAAAAGCTCAAGGAAGCGAGCGAAGTCTACTAAGAAAACGACAAATGCCTGCCTTACCGCGGGCATTTTTTTTAATTTTAACCGCAGCGACAACCCATGACAACAGCACAACTTATCGCGCAGATCCACAGCAAGAAATCATTCCTTTGTATCGGACTTGATGTCGATCTGAACAAAATCCCAAAGCATTTGCTTGACACTGAAGACCCGATTTTCGAGTTTAACAAGGCCATTATCGATGCGACACATGATTTGGCGGTTTCGTATAAACCCAATACGGCGTTTTACGAGGCCTATGGCTTGACAGGCTGGCAGTCACTGGAGAAAACAATACGATACCTGAACGCGAATTATCCTGAAATCTTTACCATTGCTGATGCCAAGCGCGGCGATATCGGGAATACGTCGACGATGTACGCGAAGGCTTTCCTCGACGATTTACAGTTTGATTCCGTTACGGTGGCCCCTTATATGGGTAAGGATTCGGTCGAACCGTTTCTGCAATTTGAAGATAAGCATGCCATCATGCTGGCGCTGACGTCCAATGAGGGTGCATTCGATTTCCAGACCCTGAATACGGATGGAAAAGAACTCTACAGGCAAGTCCTCGAGACTTCCGTAACATGGAAAAATTCAGAACGATTAATGTATGTGGTCGGGGCTACAAAGGCAGAGTATTTTACCGAAGTCCGTAAAATCGTCCCCGACAGCTTCCTACTCGTTCCCGGTGTTGGCGCGCAGGGGGGCAGTTTATCGGAAGTCTGTAAGTACGGAATGAATGACAATGTGGGATTATTGATCAACTCATCGCGCGCAATCATTTATGCATCCCCAGAAAGGGATTTTGCCGAAAAGGCGAGGGAAGAGGCATCCAAAATTCAGCAGGAGATGAGCGTGATTTTATCGGACCGCTAACGAATCAAATGTATTTATCCTGAATGACTTAAAAAATCTTTAAGTTCGTTGTAAGTGCTAATTTTCAAACTTTTCTTTTCCTTCCCCAACACACTTTTAATCTGTTCGGGAATATCGAGCGTAATCCCTAACAGCGGCTCCACGGTTTCGGGGAATTTAATCGGATGTGCGGTTTCCAGAAATATGCCGATGCTTCCGGGATGCTTTGCCATTTCTTTCTTTAGTCCGAGGTATCCGACGGCACCATGCGGTTCAGCGATATATCCTGAATTTTCATAAATGGCTTTCATTGCTGATTTTGTTTCGTCATCGGTAAATGAAAAGGATGAAAAGTCCTTTTCGAATTCGGACAGGTCATTGTGGTACAGTTCCTGAATCCTGATGAAATTGCTCGGATTTCCCACATCCATTGCATTCGAAATCGTTGCTACCGATGATTTTGGGGCGTATTTCCCGTTTTCAAGGAACCTCGGCACGGTATCGTTGGCATTCGTTGACGCTACAAAATAGGCAATCGGGAGGCCGAGCCGTTTTGCCATGATTGCGGCACAAATGTTCCCGAAATTCCCGCTTGGGCACGAGACGATTAACGGTTTATTTTCTCTTTTCAATTGCTTATAAGCAAAAAAGATATAAAACATCTGCGGCAGCCAACGCGCGATGTTGATGGAATTGGCCGATGTTAGATTATGATTTTTTAGGTCTTCATCCAAAAATGCCTTCTTTACCATATCCTGGCAATCATCGAACACACCATCAACTTCCAATGCTGTAATGTTCTGTCCTAAGGTCGTTAATTGCCGTTCCTGTACATCGCTGACTTTTCCCGCAGGATACAAAATCACGACGTCGACGCCTTTTACGCCCAGAAAGCCGCTGGCCACCGCGCCGCCGGTGTCACCTGAAGTGGCGACCAAAACCGTGTTGCGTGTCTCAGGATTATTTCGGTTGAAATAGGCCAGACAACGCGCCATAAACCGGGCACCGACATCCTTAAATGCCATCGTCGGGCCATGAAACAACTCGAGGGAATAAACGTTTTCTTCCATTTTTACGATCGGGAAATCAAAGCACAGGGTGTCTGCAATAATCTGTCTCAATTCGTTTTCGGGGATTTCGTTTCCGATGAATTGTCTGATCGCACCGAATGCAATTTCTTCGTTCGTCAGGGTTTCAATATGCTCGAAAAAGGAAATTGGCAAAGGCGTGATGGTCTTCGGGAAATACAACCCTTTATCCGGGGCCAGCCCTTGTATTACGGCTTCCCGAAATGATACCTCCGGGGCATTATGGTTTAAACTATAGTACGTCATTTTTGATTTGGAATTTATTAATGAGAAGCCAATATTTTAACCCCAATGTCATTTACCGGTGAGACATGGATTTCATATGGGAGTTTTATGTTGTCGTAAACCGAAGACATGCTTTCGGCTACTTTATGGGCCGTTTCCCTTCCTTTACACAACGCAAATACAGAAGGCCCCGATCCTGAAATGCCACTGCCTAACGCACCGTTTTCCAGCGCTGCGGCCTTGATAAGATCGAAGCCCGGAATGAGGACGCTCCGTAATGGCTCCACAATCTCGTCATGCAATGATCGGCCGATGAGCTCATAATTATTGGTATAAAGCCCCGCCACAAGTCCGCCAACATTTCCCCATTGCGCAATCGCGCTTTTAAGCGGAATGTTTTGCTTCAAGACCGATCTGGCGTCAGCGGTTTTCAGTTCAATCTGTGGGTGAATCACCGCAGCATACAATTCGGATGGGCTTTCAATCCTGATGATGTCCAGGGGGTCATAGCTGCGAACGAGCGTAAAACCGCCCAATAGCGCCGGCGCTACATTGTCTGCGTGTGCGCTGCCGCTCGCGAGCTTTTCGCCCTGCATTGCAAATGGCACCAACTCGTGCGCTGAAAATGGATTCCCGAGGAGTGCGTTGATGCCAAAAACCGCTCCGGCTGAACTTGCCGCAGAACTGCCGATGCCGCTTCCGGCCTTAATCTTTTTATAAATCTCAATCTCAAAACCAAAGTCGGTTTCCACCTGCGCGAGCATCGCCAACGCTGCGACACCGGA
The nucleotide sequence above comes from Flavobacterium magnum. Encoded proteins:
- a CDS encoding ABC transporter permease translates to MKRLLSIELQKIWKSRSSRILTITYFVLLTSLALITTINFKFIGIDIRLADVGIFNFPFIWHFNTFIAAFLKIFLAIVIVSMISNEYSYGTLKQNLIDGMSKKEFIMSKFLTVILFALISTVYIFIVTLILGYGYSSYDEPAIVFSELDYLVAFLIKLSAFFSFCLFLGLLIKRSAFALGFLVVWFIIERVFIGAVRVPEWMADLFPLQSMWNLIDWPFPRLEAYQQLEKMNGSAVVRDYSVHLSSMMIAVAWIVIFVLLSYKLLQKRDL
- a CDS encoding homoserine kinase → MKEIKIFCPATIANLSCGFDVLGVCLDNVGDEMVVRKMSAKGVRITKIAGADLPLETEKNVSGVAALAMLAQVETDFGFEIEIYKKIKAGSGIGSSAASSAGAVFGINALLGNPFSAHELVPFAMQGEKLASGSAHADNVAPALLGGFTLVRSYDPLDIIRIESPSELYAAVIHPQIELKTADARSVLKQNIPLKSAIAQWGNVGGLVAGLYTNNYELIGRSLHDEIVEPLRSVLIPGFDLIKAAALENGALGSGISGSGPSVFALCKGRETAHKVAESMSSVYDNIKLPYEIHVSPVNDIGVKILASH
- a CDS encoding IS1096 element passenger TnpR family protein, producing MVYKFRVILDAEEDVFRDIAIMDDDTLEDFHNAIVNAFGFDGNEMASFYTCDGQWNQDEEIPLFDGGDVPGEQMTMADHTLGQLLDEDNTKIIYVYDFLNMWTFLVELAAIEAPQPGESYPATLFSHGDMPADAPDKQFEADENEFGYDEDGYDEDDLDEFDSGENFEDYGFEENWN
- the pyrF gene encoding orotidine-5'-phosphate decarboxylase yields the protein MTTAQLIAQIHSKKSFLCIGLDVDLNKIPKHLLDTEDPIFEFNKAIIDATHDLAVSYKPNTAFYEAYGLTGWQSLEKTIRYLNANYPEIFTIADAKRGDIGNTSTMYAKAFLDDLQFDSVTVAPYMGKDSVEPFLQFEDKHAIMLALTSNEGAFDFQTLNTDGKELYRQVLETSVTWKNSERLMYVVGATKAEYFTEVRKIVPDSFLLVPGVGAQGGSLSEVCKYGMNDNVGLLINSSRAIIYASPERDFAEKAREEASKIQQEMSVILSDR
- a CDS encoding nucleoid-associated protein, whose amino-acid sequence is MINLYNTHIESLSIHRVGNKSRNEAIFLSEAPFALKDEIVPLIKEYFFKPFRDKEENYFQFAHEVDLDYNDMFKYASEIFENPSNVHDISKKITNHLYEQSNHPHIKNGEVYVAYLTNLTIDNNPVDAIGIFKSELQTDFLQFQEKGTDLEMILQQGINLNKLDKGCLIFNYKKEEGYKILTVDSNRYDARYWLEYFLSVDAFQDENFITKKYLKFCQDFAKDVVLPAEDKKEEVMFMNRSVNYFAKNDQFEETNFLNEVLDNPDLIPEFKSYKVDKGEKYSIEDVTEFPIANAAVSDARRKIKNVINLDTNIQIKLDFINPESAEKFVEKGWDEEKQMYYYLVYFNKEQKS
- the prfA gene encoding peptide chain release factor 1, with product MLDRLQYVKQRFDEISDLIIQPDVIADQKRYVALNKEYKELKALNEKREEYINVLGNIDEANEIIADGSDAEMTEMAQLQLEEAKSKLPQIEDEIKFMLIPKDPEDAKNVMVEIRAGTGGDEASIFAGDLFRMYTKYCEGRGWRTSVVDMNEGTSGGFKEVIFEVTGEDVYGTLKFEAGVHRVQRVPQTETQGRVHTSAATVMVLPEAEEFDVQIDMNDVRIDYFCSSGPGGQSVNTTKSAVRLTHMPTGLVAQCQDEKSQHKNKDKALTVLRSRLYEQELAKKQEEDAKKRSSQVSSGDRSAKIRTYNYSQGRVTDHRINMNIYDLQNFVNGDIQKMIDELQLVNNTEKLKEASEVY
- the thrC gene encoding threonine synthase — protein: MTYYSLNHNAPEVSFREAVIQGLAPDKGLYFPKTITPLPISFFEHIETLTNEEIAFGAIRQFIGNEIPENELRQIIADTLCFDFPIVKMEENVYSLELFHGPTMAFKDVGARFMARCLAYFNRNNPETRNTVLVATSGDTGGAVASGFLGVKGVDVVILYPAGKVSDVQERQLTTLGQNITALEVDGVFDDCQDMVKKAFLDEDLKNHNLTSANSINIARWLPQMFYIFFAYKQLKRENKPLIVSCPSGNFGNICAAIMAKRLGLPIAYFVASTNANDTVPRFLENGKYAPKSSVATISNAMDVGNPSNFIRIQELYHNDLSEFEKDFSSFSFTDDETKSAMKAIYENSGYIAEPHGAVGYLGLKKEMAKHPGSIGIFLETAHPIKFPETVEPLLGITLDIPEQIKSVLGKEKKSLKISTYNELKDFLSHSG
- a CDS encoding ABC transporter ATP-binding protein, translating into METILSIKNLYKTYGKVKAVKNVSLEIQKGNVYGILGPNGSGKSTTLGIVLNVVNKTSGEYAWFGGTLKDNEALKRVGAIIERPNFYPYMTAEQNLKLVCKIKGVNYANIHKKLELVGLLERKDSKFSTFSLGMKQRLAIASALLNDPEILILDEPTNGLDPQGIHQIREIIRVIAATGTTILLASHLLDEVEKVCSHVLVLRKGEILYSGLVDGMTSKESFFELQSENMPLLAEALAQHPFVAKTVNEESKVIAYLSEDLKADDLNRYLFQKNIVLTHLNKRRNSLEEQFLELTAEKK
- a CDS encoding T9SS type B sorting domain-containing protein, translated to MNFIRKVLSLGLLTGFAGIAEAQYITIDENYTARQLVEDVLVNSPCANVENFTVNGDPFNAGQNSYAFFSGNGSSFPFANGIVLSTARANRSAGPNDNLIDEGSPDWPGDPDLEQALGVSPTVNATILEFDFTPLSDHISFDYIFASEEYHGTATCQYSDGFAFLLRPADFSAPYTNLAVLPGSNEPVLVTNVHPQIAGGCPAENEAYFGGFNGNNAPINFNGQTAVLKAEATVTPYVKYHIKLVIADFLNIRYDSAIFLGGGSFKIEKDLGEDRTFAAGDPVCAGGETVILDATEPGNNTYQWFRNNIAIAGATNPQFQPLQEGDYKVEITLNATACVSTGEIKIDYAAPLDLSAVGIFQCDENNDGMAVFNLNKTNDRIRDNNPDAVFFNYYEDAAATAVIHSPASYTSAPKTVYAQITNQYGCPGMIPINLGIANNALPNLSPVPTCDDDQDGLYHFTLSTEVTPQVTAGLPSGLDVNYYLNPVDAAAGQNQVSDDFSNTEPFQQQIWAAITNGPDCYGIIPVNLVIQTFPRTGLEDVEDFLCDGTTITLEAPAGFSSYRWNDTAQSATRAITVSQPQTYIVTITDANGCTATKTFVIKASGKAIINSVDITDFRGDRNSVFIDATGAGDYEYSLDGQHYSDSPLFSDVTSGEYTVYVNDTHGCGITTKPIFVMDYPKFFTPNNDGVNDYWQIPFLRLYPDAEVLIFDRYGKLVYGFSGNGTGWDGRLDSKPLPSTDYWFTISIANRLIRGHFALKR